The proteins below are encoded in one region of Synergistaceae bacterium:
- a CDS encoding branched-chain amino acid ABC transporter permease: MSGYQEGIVVLLCINCVAAMGVSLLTGFTGIFTLGHAAYMALGAYTTAIMTVRYHVHWLPAIVAGGVVAVLVAWLIGIPTLRLTGDYYAIASIGLGEAIRLILENWQSFTRGARGFPGIGSYASRGVAVTFFTVLGILMFNLLSSRLGRELKASRDDRVAASLMGFNTPASRMKALLISAFYCGIAGALLGGYMNFIQPSMFDMMKSTELTAVVVFGGLGSMSGTLLGSAIVTLVMEVFRNISQYRMLIYGGLLVVIMVLRPEGLLGNREIWSFLSFLPGFGPKRRG, encoded by the coding sequence ATTTCGGGTTACCAGGAGGGAATCGTGGTTCTACTGTGCATCAACTGCGTCGCCGCCATGGGCGTTTCGCTCTTGACCGGCTTCACGGGTATCTTCACTCTGGGGCACGCGGCCTACATGGCCCTTGGAGCCTACACCACCGCCATCATGACCGTGCGTTATCACGTTCATTGGCTACCTGCCATTGTCGCGGGGGGTGTGGTGGCCGTTTTGGTCGCCTGGTTGATCGGTATCCCGACTCTGCGCCTGACGGGAGACTACTACGCCATTGCCTCCATCGGATTGGGTGAGGCCATTCGCCTGATTCTCGAAAACTGGCAATCCTTTACGAGGGGCGCGCGCGGATTTCCTGGTATCGGTTCCTACGCCAGCCGCGGAGTGGCGGTCACCTTTTTCACCGTTTTGGGCATTCTCATGTTCAACTTGCTTTCTAGCCGCCTGGGGCGCGAGCTCAAGGCCTCCCGAGATGACCGCGTCGCGGCATCCCTGATGGGTTTCAACACACCGGCGTCCCGCATGAAGGCGCTCCTCATCTCCGCGTTCTACTGCGGCATAGCGGGCGCGCTCTTGGGCGGATACATGAACTTTATCCAGCCCTCCATGTTCGACATGATGAAGTCCACGGAGTTGACGGCAGTGGTGGTCTTTGGAGGTCTGGGTTCCATGAGTGGAACGCTTTTGGGATCCGCTATCGTGACTTTGGTGATGGAAGTTTTCCGGAACATTTCTCAATATAGAATGTTGATTTACGGTGGACTACTGGTGGTCATCATGGTGTTACGCCCGGAGGGCTTGCTAGGCAACCGGGAGATTTGGTCTTTCTTATCCTTTTTACCTGGCTTCGGGCCCAAAAGGAGAGGATGA
- a CDS encoding branched-chain amino acid ABC transporter permease, which translates to MQFSTLFQQIINGLSLGSVYALIAVGYSLVYSILSFSNFAHGGFLVIGGYICYGLLSGFEVVTSTQQHIFTMPAFNIWIASLSALVGAGVVAILTERFAYKPIRERTSMTLYLLIASMGVSIVIENIFVIAVGGRFRALPPDSFQDIFAVLEKVLGYLGMNRVPGSSSQLFDLGGGVTVSMFDILSLIVAVFFLGGLQLFLTRTRWGLSIRAAAYDLRTAGLMGVNVAFLIGIVFFVAGMLAAIGGIFLSFRYTLYPQLGGITTKAFVAAVIGGLGSLPGAVVGSLILGLAEMLTAGFISSQMRDLVVFSMLVVMLLVKPAGFFGKQINDKI; encoded by the coding sequence ATGCAGTTTTCTACCTTGTTCCAACAAATCATCAACGGCCTTTCGTTGGGGTCGGTTTACGCGCTTATCGCGGTGGGATATTCTCTGGTCTACTCCATTCTCTCGTTTTCGAATTTCGCCCACGGCGGGTTTCTGGTGATAGGGGGCTATATTTGTTACGGCCTATTGAGCGGTTTCGAAGTGGTAACCTCCACACAACAACACATTTTCACCATGCCAGCCTTTAACATCTGGATCGCCAGCCTCAGTGCACTGGTGGGCGCGGGAGTCGTCGCCATCCTGACGGAGCGTTTCGCCTACAAGCCCATACGCGAACGCACCTCCATGACCCTTTATCTGCTGATCGCGTCTATGGGGGTAAGCATTGTCATCGAAAACATCTTCGTCATCGCGGTAGGAGGTCGCTTCCGAGCTTTGCCACCAGACAGTTTTCAGGACATTTTCGCCGTGTTGGAGAAAGTTTTGGGCTATTTGGGCATGAATCGCGTTCCGGGAAGTTCCAGCCAGCTCTTCGATCTGGGCGGAGGTGTCACGGTCAGCATGTTCGATATCCTGTCCTTGATCGTTGCTGTTTTTTTTCTTGGAGGACTACAACTCTTCTTGACACGGACGCGCTGGGGACTCTCGATTCGCGCCGCGGCCTACGACTTACGGACTGCGGGTTTGATGGGGGTCAACGTGGCCTTCCTGATCGGCATCGTCTTTTTCGTCGCGGGGATGCTTGCCGCTATCGGGGGCATTTTCCTTTCGTTCCGCTACACGCTCTATCCTCAACTAGGAGGCATCACCACCAAGGCCTTCGTCGCCGCGGTTATCGGGGGACTGGGAAGCCTGCCCGGCGCCGTGGTGGGCAGCCTGATCTTGGGACTGGCGGAGATGCTCACCGCCGGCTTTATCAGTAGCCAGATGCGGGACTTGGTCGTGTTTTCGATGCTGGTCGTCATGCTTCTGGTGAAACCTGCCGGCTTTTTTGGCAAACAGATCAACGACAAGATCTAG